In Marasmius oreades isolate 03SP1 chromosome 3, whole genome shotgun sequence, a single window of DNA contains:
- the URM1 gene encoding Ubiquitin- modifier 1 (BUSCO:EOG09265K1R), protein MTFISLRIEFSGGLELLFSNEKRHKITIPAQVPVDNNPKVDGPRNGDTKAADMDFLIHWLREHLLKERTELFMENSTVRPGILVLINDTDWELEGEGEYQLKDNDEIVFISTLHGG, encoded by the exons ATGACATTCATCTCTCTACGCATTGAATTTAGCGGTGGCCTGGAGCTCCTCTTTTCGAATGAGAAACGACATAAAATCACTATACCTGCTCAAGTTCCTGTAGATAATAACCCAAAAGTCGATGGGCCTAGGAATGGAGACACCAAAGCAGCTGATATGGATTTTCTGATCCATTGGCTACGCGAGCATCTTCTAAAGGAGCGAACAGAACTTTTCATGGAAAATAGCACAGT GCGACCAGGGATTCTAGTGCTTATTAATGACACAGATTGGGAATTAGAAGGCGAAGGAGAATACCAATTGAAAGATAACGACGAGATTGTCTTTATTTCTACCTTGCACGGCGGGTAG
- the URM1 gene encoding Ubiquitin- modifier 1, variant 3, whose translation MTFISLRIEFSGGLELLFSNEKRHKITIPAQVPVDNNPKVDGPRNGDTKAADMDFLIHWLREHLLKERTELFMENSTVLGIRRRRRIPIER comes from the exons ATGACATTCATCTCTCTACGCATTGAATTTAGCGGTGGCCTGGAGCTCCTCTTTTCGAATGAGAAACGACATAAAATCACTATACCTGCTCAAGTTCCTGTAGATAATAACCCAAAAGTCGATGGGCCTAGGAATGGAGACACCAAAGCAGCTGATATGGATTTTCTGATCCATTGGCTACGCGAGCATCTTCTAAAGGAGCGAACAGAACTTTTCATGGAAAATAGCACAGT ATTGGGAATTAGAAGGCGAAGGAGAATACCAATTGAAAGATAA
- the URM1 gene encoding Ubiquitin- modifier 1, variant 2: MTFISLRIEFSGGLELLFSNEKRHKITIPAQVPVDNNPKVDGPRNGDTKAADMDFLIHWLREHLLKERTELFMENSTV; the protein is encoded by the coding sequence ATGACATTCATCTCTCTACGCATTGAATTTAGCGGTGGCCTGGAGCTCCTCTTTTCGAATGAGAAACGACATAAAATCACTATACCTGCTCAAGTTCCTGTAGATAATAACCCAAAAGTCGATGGGCCTAGGAATGGAGACACCAAAGCAGCTGATATGGATTTTCTGATCCATTGGCTACGCGAGCATCTTCTAAAGGAGCGAACAGAACTTTTCATGGAAAATAGCACAGTGTAA